TGCCTACGGCCACAAGAAGAACAAGTGCTACACAACGCATACTGAAAGttgaataattggaaaaagcCAAGTATACCTAAAAATatatctaatttcaaaatcggaGTCCATTTTATAACAAAAGCTCCAGAAATCATCTTCCCCGAAATAATAGGCTACGGAGAGAAACCTAGTCGACGAGAAAACCGtgacaatcaattttttgatcgcTTGGTTCACACGACCACACCTGCTCCGGTCGTTTGTAAACTTTGTCCGTAATTTGTTAAAGATAAGACGTGATATATTTGAACTGGCGAAACTTCTTTCGTCATTTGACTCAAAAACCATTATACATCACGATTGACTTGTGACTCACAGATTATGAATGTTGTAGCATTGTCATAATGAATCTTATAGGTATTTGGGCTTCTATGGGAGGCAGGCGTGGTTTAtgggcctgacgcctgcctccaACCTGCCTGCCTTTTGCCTCATTCCTGCACTATGGCGAGAAGTCAAAGACTTGGTGTTTACACCAGGGGTGAGCgacaaatgatttttttggcaaacggcaaattggaaaattgccgaatttgccagaaaaacggaaattgccgaacattttcagaacttcaattttaatcagCAGCCAATTTGAgtctaaaaaaacaaagtccCAGCTTTCCGAACTGTGCAATGTTTAAAACTTAGAGTTGAAACCTAAACCGCTGAAATTTCCACCATCATACATACAAATCAATTTCTCGGATTTTCTATTCAGATCCGACTAATTTATTCAATTCTATACATATCAATAAAGTTCAAAAGTAGAATAAGACAGCCGGAAgagaatatcgaaaaaatgcgAACCGGCGAGTCAATTGAGCTGGGCTTCGTAGTGGAATCTGGCTGAAGCTTCTTCTGATCCTTTTGATCAACTGACTTCGGAACATCTTGAGAAGGCTTGAGAGTAGTGGTAGTAGGGGCACCCAGTCAACAGAGACCATCGTTGTTGTAACGATCAGAGTCACAAGCTGATCCAGGAAGTCCGGTGGTTATGTTGCTGAGCCAACCAGCAGCGGGGTAACTAAAGTTTTATCGAGTTAGATGCATAAATCAAGCGCTAAAAAACTTACTATGGActaaaaaaacactttaaggtatcatttttacaattaattGCGTCATTCTCCTCACACTTATATCGACatccaattgttttttgtaatGAATCAGTGAACATAATGTCAACTAAAAACCAGCCAGCACAAAGAAAGAAGGGCCCAGTGATCTTCTCTACAAACTTTTCCAAATCCTTCTCAGCCGGCAGTAGTTTATCGAAAGAAActagattttcaaagttgaaaacgTTATAATAGGAAGCATGAACGAATACCTACAATTAATGTAACATCAGTATTTGAAATTCCTTTTTCACTTGCCATTTCATTCATGTTTgatattaggtctccaaataagttccgggtcaaaattgataactttgttcgctgcgtatcgatttttatgaaactgtgggaatttatgttatcaaccatgatctttcatttgacaatagtcacaaaaatttttgaccgtccgaagtgccctaactcggagccaattttttcagacatttttcagatctcgcttcttttcatttttcaattgaggtttgtgtgcggatctTGCTCAGTTTAgtacacaatgtaagaaaacaaaaaaagtttggaaaaaaatacgtccaaaaaaattttttttcgtcggtcgtcaaaaaatcttcagaaaaatttttttccgaaaattcttgattttttatacaaaaatgatgtaaccaagtgcaaactatttttacacatacaaaacatttcaatttagtgCGTCACACTGAAATAATAACAGAAAACatagcttttttgaaatatttttgagtttttggagtatttATCGAGATCCAAATGTTAAACTTAAATGTTGTGTacgtgtaaaaatagtttgcacatggttacatcatttttgtataaaaaatcaagaattttcggcaaaattttttgaagattttttgacgaccgacgaaaaaaaattttttggacggatttttttccaaactttttttgttttcttacattgtgtactaaacttagcaaaatccgcacacaaacctcaattgaaacctgaaaagaagcgagatctgaaaaatgtctgaaaaaattggctccgagttagggcacttggggtggtcaaaaaattttgtgactattgtcaaatgaaagatcatggttgataacataaattcccacagtttcatgaaaatcgatacgcagcgaacaaagttatgagttttgacccggaacttatttggagacctaatacgTTCATCCTCTTCGCAACTCGTCGACGATGTTCATTCAGTTGCAGAATAAAACCCGTTCAACTCCTGGTCAAGCTCGTTTTGCGACATGTTTGCTGCAATCTTTGATCCAGCAATTGCATAGCAGGTAAAATCCACAAAGAGTAGAACGATAGAAAGGAATTTAACGGCTCccatgtttgaaaaaatttcaaattgacgGAGTGCGAAGGAACTGGAACTTCTTGTAAACGTGGAATAGAATTGTACTTTACGTGTTTAAGAAGTCAcgtattttaattaattattttttgtttttatcaaacatttaaaattaaaaaactcaagAAAAACGTCAAgtgtgaaataaattttttgttaaatattagttttattcgcaaaaacttaaaaaaaaaatcacatgaattgaaattttcggcctCAAATCCGCCACTAACTCAGCTCACAGTAGTACACCATTTCCATAATTGCATAGTTTTTCGGGAGTCGGTcgcttttttctgaaaattgtgaaattctggaaaaatcgattttttgactttttataacatttcaaaactttcttcTTGAAAGTCCGTTAAAAGTTAataaagttttagatttttttaactttgaaaagtttcaatgtactattttttcccaaaataaaatctatttttctttcactaactatttttcattatttttccttaaaaaaacaccgcaaaaaatctatatttatCGTTTTTCCCATACCTACCTTTTACACTAGTATGCTGGCGGCACAATGGGCACAAAATATGATCAACCGATACTTTCAGCAAATTATCACAACATTCTTCGCATATTGTGTGTCCACAGCGAATTAATATTCTCGGTGTTCGTTTTTTGTCCTTATCCGAATAAGGGAGCACACAAATTTTGCACTCTGGCGCTCTGGaggagctgaaaaattaaaaaaaatttttttttttttttaattgacgaGATCAGAAATTTGCAAGTTTgagtgaaatttgaaagtaatttttcaaattatttgataagattcttttaaatttttgtagaagcTAGTctatttgttaattttgagcaattttcaacaattcaaaattatcaagaGCAACAGTTTTTAATCAAGTTTTTGTAACTTTAAGTGGAGCCAAGAGAGGGGCGGAGCTTAACAAAAGCGGTAgcttctttgaaaattttagaataa
The nucleotide sequence above comes from Caenorhabditis elegans chromosome III. Encoded proteins:
- the Y53G8AM.6 gene encoding uncharacterized protein (Confirmed by transcript evidence); protein product: MNEMVFVHASYYNVFNFENLVSFDKLLPAEKDLEKFVEKITGPFFLCAGWFLVDIMFTDSLQKTIGCRYKCEENDAINCKNDTLKCFFSPYYPAAGWLSNITTGLPGSACDSDRYNNDGLC